The DNA sequence GGAAGCATCAACAAGAGAATTTGAGGTATGTTTGACTATTTTGTAACCTGCCCTGACAATTAGCAATGCAATGATTATCCCCCCTATAACATCGATTATAAAATAACCTGCCTTGACTGCTATCAGGCTTACGATCACACCCAACGACACAAAGATATCACTTCTGGTATGCAGGGAATCAGCTACTAATATTTCGCTATTTAATTCCTTGCCTTTGCGGTGCTCGTAGGTAGTGACTACTATGTTTACCGCCATTGTTGCAAGCATGATCGCAAAACTTAATTGAGTGACCTGGGGAGATGTTTGCTCTAAAAACCGGTTGAAAGCCCCTTCTGCCACTTCGAACCCGGTGATCAGCAGCAGTCCGGCTATTATTAAAGCTGCCATCTGCTCAAGTTTACCATGTCCGTATGGATGGCTTTCATCAGGCGGGCGGGACGCCATATATATCCCAAGCATTCCCACCAGAGTCCCCCCTCCATCCATTAATGAATGGAAACCGTCAGCCTCCATGCTGATGGAACCAGTTATTATACCGTAAATGATCTTGGCCATCGCTACCAGTATGTTCAGTACCAGCACGATCACCTGCACCCTGATAATTTGCTTGTATCTCATCTCGTTGCCTGAACTATGGATTTTGAACTATATTAATTTTATTTTAATACATTTGGCATAACATTTCTATACCCTTATATCATATCACGAACCCATGTCCAAGATCTATCTGGGTAAGCTGGTCCTTCACTGGTGTCCTGAATGCAATCTGCCGGTACTGGATTCCACTTGCGCGTGCGGCTCACCTGCCGGTAAAGTGAAGGTCACACCACCTGGGGATATCAGGCCTGCGTTCCTACATGATATCGACCATATCAATGCTGTTGCACAGGCAAGTTTCGGGGCCCCATTGATACCTGAAGATAAGATCGCGATCCTGAATAAGGTCCCTTCTGACGACAGGATGGAAGAGGTGATCGTGGACGGGATGGCAGTTGCCAATATCAGGTTCGAGGTGGAATCAAAGCAGTGGACGCTGCTTCCCAGGATGGAAGGAGCAGCCCGGTTATTTCAACAAAAAGAAGGCCGGAAGAACTGGGTTATAATAGATGAATCGGCAGTACCTTTTATTGAAAAAGGTGCCAGTACCCTGGCCCCAGGTGTGATAGATGCCGAT is a window from the Methanosarcinales archaeon genome containing:
- a CDS encoding cation transporter, coding for MRYKQIIRVQVIVLVLNILVAMAKIIYGIITGSISMEADGFHSLMDGGGTLVGMLGIYMASRPPDESHPYGHGKLEQMAALIIAGLLLITGFEVAEGAFNRFLEQTSPQVTQLSFAIMLATMAVNIVVTTYEHRKGKELNSEILVADSLHTRSDIFVSLGVIVSLIAVKAGYFIIDVIGGIIIALLIVRAGYKIVKHTSNSLVDASMLETDIICQLALEMEGVEDCHNIRTRGTSDEIYVDLHVKVKKDMHIDRAHDIAHKVEEHIKSNVKGVRDVVVHLEPYKEKK